Proteins encoded by one window of Glycine soja cultivar W05 chromosome 15, ASM419377v2, whole genome shotgun sequence:
- the LOC114387573 gene encoding disease resistance protein PIK6-NP-like isoform X2: MAEYFVFDIAESLLGKLASYVYEQASRACDLYEDVQGIIDTLSIVKGVLLDAEEKHGLLEWLRQIQNICFDVEDVLDGYECQSLRKHVVKASCSTKMKV, from the exons ATGGCCGAATATTTTGTCTTTGATATTGCCGAATCCCTGCTAGGGAAACTTGCTTCTTATGTATATGAACAAGCTTCACGAGCCTGTGATCTTTATGAGGATGTGCAAGGGATCATAGACACTTTGTCAATTGTGAAAGGTGTGCTGTTGGATGCTGAGGAGAAGCACGGGTTGCTTGAATGGCTCAGGCAGATTCAAAACATATGCTTCGATGTTGAAGATGTGTTGGATGGATATGAGTGCCAAAGTTTGCGAAAGCACGTTGTCAAAGCTTCATGCAGCACCAAGATGAAG GTGTGA
- the LOC114387573 gene encoding disease resistance protein PIK6-NP-like isoform X1 has translation MAEYFVFDIAESLLGKLASYVYEQASRACDLYEDVQGIIDTLSIVKGVLLDAEEKHGLLEWLRQIQNICFDVEDVLDGYECQSLRKHVVKASCSTKMKRMHGA, from the exons ATGGCCGAATATTTTGTCTTTGATATTGCCGAATCCCTGCTAGGGAAACTTGCTTCTTATGTATATGAACAAGCTTCACGAGCCTGTGATCTTTATGAGGATGTGCAAGGGATCATAGACACTTTGTCAATTGTGAAAGGTGTGCTGTTGGATGCTGAGGAGAAGCACGGGTTGCTTGAATGGCTCAGGCAGATTCAAAACATATGCTTCGATGTTGAAGATGTGTTGGATGGATATGAGTGCCAAAGTTTGCGAAAGCACGTTGTCAAAGCTTCATGCAGCACCAAGATGAAG AGGATGCATGGAGCTTGA
- the LOC114386893 gene encoding dof zinc finger protein DOF3.4-like — protein sequence MGLSSKQVSNRGLDWNQTLLQAQNLELPNPPPMRKQQQTQPSEPLKCPRCDSINTKFCYYNNYNKSQPRHYCRACKRHWTKGGTLRNVPVGGGRKNKRVKKSTTPAIATTSISTSTSNANMDGELNNPITIPSLAVDDHKTTPSSLYQYVCLPQQNLMSTKDSEEGKDFGIGNGIFLSSTVPFPQSQSLLFPFTTSNSFDPNLCAISSSFRSSSVYNYGEEFKIMEEPTLNSIMPNTSGSTNTQPWEIAATSSGMEMSNYWTWEDIDSFVSTDPNVPWDDSDIKP from the coding sequence ATGGGTTTGAGTTCTAAGCAGGTTTCTAATAGAGGACTTGATTGGAACCAAACCTTGTTGCAGGCTCAAAACTTGGAACTCCCAAATCCTCCTCCTATGAGGAAACAACAACAAACTCAGCCATCAGAGCCTTTGAAGTGTCCAAGATGTGATTCTATTAACACCAAATTTTGTTACTACAACAACTACAACAAGTCTCAACCTCGACATTACTGCAGAGCTTGCAAGAGGCATTGGACTAAAGGTGGAACTCTACGCAATGTTCCTGTTGGTGGTGGAAGGAAGAATAAGCGAGTCAAGAAATCAACCACTCCAGCGATAGCCACCACTTCTATTAGTACCAGCACCTCAAATGCCAACATGGATGGTGAGTTGAATAACCCCATCACCATTCCTTCTCTAGCAGTGGATGATCACAAAACCACACCTTCCTCTCTCTATCAATATGTGTGCCTGCCCCAACAGAATCTGATGAGTACCAAAGACTCAGAAGAAGGCAAAGACTTTGGTATTGGTAATGGCATCTTCCTGAGTTCAACTGTGCCTTTTCCTCAAAGCCAAAGCCTTCTGTTCCCCTTCACAACATCAAACTCCTTTGACCCAAACCTATGTGCAATATCATCCTCTTTTCGATCCTCCAGTGTGTATAACTATGGTGAAGAGTTTAAAATAATGGAGGAGCCAACCCTCAACAGCATAATGCCCAACACTAGTGGAAGCACCAACACACAACCATGGGAGATAGCTGCAACAAGTTCTGGCATGGAAATGTCAAATTATTGGACTTGGGAGGACATTGATTCGTTTGTGTCAACTGATCCAAATGTTCCTTGGGATGATTCTGATATCAAACCCtga
- the LOC114388557 gene encoding stem-specific protein TSJT1-like codes for MLGIFKQKLVNAPKELNSPASLNSCIKPKLSHEILKDFMSCNSSNAFSMCFGNDALLAYSTSYKPSINHRLFSGLDNIYCVFLGGLHNLSMLNKQYGLSKGTNEAMFIIEAYRTLRDRGPYPADQVLKELEGSFAFVIYDNKDGTVFVASGSNGHIGLYWGIAGDGSVIISENLELIKASCAKSFAPFPAGCMFHSEHGLMNFEHPTQKMKAMPRIDSEGVMCGANFNVDSQSKIQVMPRVGSEANWATWG; via the exons ATGTTGGGAATTTTCAAGCAGAAGTTGGTTAATGCACCCAAGGAGCTGAACAGTCCAGCTTCTTTGAATTCATGCATTAAGCCTAAGCTAAGTCATGAAATCCTGAAGGATTTCATGTCCTGCAATTCCTCCAATGCTTTCTCAATGTGCTTTGGGAATGATGCTTTGCTAGCCTATTCCACTTCATACAAGCCCTCCATTAATCATAG GTTATTTTCTGGATTGGATAACATATACTGTGTTTTCCTGGGTGGCCTGCACAACCTTAGCATGCTCAACAAGCAGTATGGACTATCAAAGGGAACAAATGAGGCCATGTTTATCATTGAAGCATATCGTACACTTCGCGACAGGGGTCCATACCCTGCTGATCAAGTCCTCAAAGAACTTGAAGGCAGTTTTGCATTTGTGATCTATGACAACAAGGATGGAACAGTTTTTGTTGCATCT GGTTCTAATGGCCATATTGGGCTCTACTGGGGTATTGCAGGTGATGGTTCTGTTATAATTTCTGAAAATCTGGAGCTTATAAAAGCAAGTTGTGCTAAATCATTTGCACCATTTCCAGCTG GGTGTATGTTTCATAGTGAACACGGTCTCATGAACTTTGAGCATCCAACACAGAAGATGAAAGCAATGCCTCGGATTGACAGCGAGGGGGTTATGTGCGGGGCCAACTTCAATGTTGACTCTCAGTCAAAGATCCAGGTGATGCCACGTGTTGGAAGTGAAGCTAATTGGGCAACTTGGGGCTAA